In Castanea sativa cultivar Marrone di Chiusa Pesio chromosome 6, ASM4071231v1, a single window of DNA contains:
- the LOC142640505 gene encoding zinc finger CCCH domain-containing protein ZFN-like isoform X3: protein MQYKLQSFWRLKLNDNQEGGGAAQSAAYPDRPGEPNCLYYLRTGLCGYGSNCRYNHPSYASQGAVYSGELPERVGQPDCGYFLKTGTCKYGSTCKYHHPRDRRGAGPVSFNILGLPMRQEEKSCPYYMRTGSCKFGVACKFHHPQPASLGPVLPVPGHVAFGSMAPTVVPSSGLPYVGGFPAWSLPRMPYVSSPRWQDLQSYPSVPFSPSQGIVSAQGWNTYNSYTGNMSPMSPTSSASVLGSSFVYNSKNLGESGSSGQVHLSSTPALILPERPDQPECRYFMNNGTCKYGSDCKFHHPKERIAQSIATQPGLPLRPGQAVCSYYSMYGLCKYGPTCKFDHPVVAPPYSYTLSLPTLSMLDSPLFNYPRSLSTAHSSETSPSKSSKFPDWVQKHDATNNEHENSDTKTPEDSPEQAASSPRPIPTSTEPLHDQSG, encoded by the exons ATGCAATACAAGTTGCAAT CATTCTGGCGGTTGAAACTTAATGATAATCAGGAGGGTGGTGGTGCTGCCCAATCGGCTGCATATCCAGATCGACCTGGTGAACCCAACTGCCTATATTATTTGAGGACTGGGTTGTGTGGTTATGGAAGTAATTGTCGTTATAATCATCCTTCTTATGCTTCACAG GGTGCTGTGTACAGTGGAGAACTCCCAGAAAGAGTTGGACAGCCTGACTGTGGG TATTTTCTGAAGACAGGGACCTGCAAATATGGATCAACATGTAAATATCATCATCCAAGGGACAGGCGTGGTGCTGGACCAGTCTCATTCAACATTTTAGGTCTCCCAATGCGTCAG GAAGAAAAATCATGTCCTTATTACATGCGAACTGGATCATGTAAGTTTGGAGTTGCATGCAAGTTTCATCATCCGCAACCTGCATCGCTTGGCCCTGTTCTACCAGTACCTGGACATGTTGCTTTTGGATCTATGGCCCCGACAGTTGTACCTTCATCAGGTCTACCTTATGTAGGTGGATTTCCTGCATGGTCATTACCAAGAATGCCATATGTATCTAGCCCACGTTGGCAGGATCTGCAGTCTTACCCATCTGTTCCTTTTTCCCCTTCTCAAGGCATCGTATCTGCACAAGGGTGGAACACTTATAACAGTTACACG GGAAACATGAGCCCTATGTCTCCTACCAGTTCTGCTAGTGTTCTTGGTTCCAGCTTTGTATACAACTCCAAAAATCTTGGCGAGTCGGGTTCCAGTGGGCAGGTGCATTTGTCATCGACACCTGCTCTGATTCTCCCTGAGAGGCCTGACCAACCGGAGTGTCGATATTTTATGAACAATGGGACTTGCAAATATGGATCTGATTGCAAGTTCCATCACCCAAAGGAAAGAATTGCACAATCAATTGCAACCCAGCCTGGCCTTCCCTTGAGACCT GGGCAGGCTGTATGTTCATACTATAGTATGTATGGACTCTGCAAGTATGGCCCAACTTGCAAATTTGATCACCCAGTTGTAGCACCTCCTTATAGTTATACTTTGAGCCTCCCAACTCTTTCTATGCTTGATTCACCTCTTTTTAATTATCCGAGAAGCTTGTCAACAGCCCACTCATCTGAGACTTCCCCTTCTAAATCATCAAAATTTCCTGATTGGGTCCAGAAACATGATGCTACAAACAATGAACATGAGAATTCAGATACAAAGACTCCAGAGGATTCACCTGAACAGGCTGCTTCTTCACCACGCCCAATTCCAACTTCAACAGAGCCATTACACGATCaatctggttga
- the LOC142640505 gene encoding zinc finger CCCH domain-containing protein ZFN-like isoform X1: protein MPDNRQVQKNAMPNQSANNIEEAFWRLKLNDNQEGGGAAQSAAYPDRPGEPNCLYYLRTGLCGYGSNCRYNHPSYASQGAVYSGELPERVGQPDCGYFLKTGTCKYGSTCKYHHPRDRRGAGPVSFNILGLPMRQEEKSCPYYMRTGSCKFGVACKFHHPQPASLGPVLPVPGHVAFGSMAPTVVPSSGLPYVGGFPAWSLPRMPYVSSPRWQDLQSYPSVPFSPSQGIVSAQGWNTYNSYTGNMSPMSPTSSASVLGSSFVYNSKNLGESGSSGQVHLSSTPALILPERPDQPECRYFMNNGTCKYGSDCKFHHPKERIAQSIATQPGLPLRPGQAVCSYYSMYGLCKYGPTCKFDHPVVAPPYSYTLSLPTLSMLDSPLFNYPRSLSTAHSSETSPSKSSKFPDWVQKHDATNNEHENSDTKTPEDSPEQAASSPRPIPTSTEPLHDQSG, encoded by the exons AAGCATTCTGGCGGTTGAAACTTAATGATAATCAGGAGGGTGGTGGTGCTGCCCAATCGGCTGCATATCCAGATCGACCTGGTGAACCCAACTGCCTATATTATTTGAGGACTGGGTTGTGTGGTTATGGAAGTAATTGTCGTTATAATCATCCTTCTTATGCTTCACAG GGTGCTGTGTACAGTGGAGAACTCCCAGAAAGAGTTGGACAGCCTGACTGTGGG TATTTTCTGAAGACAGGGACCTGCAAATATGGATCAACATGTAAATATCATCATCCAAGGGACAGGCGTGGTGCTGGACCAGTCTCATTCAACATTTTAGGTCTCCCAATGCGTCAG GAAGAAAAATCATGTCCTTATTACATGCGAACTGGATCATGTAAGTTTGGAGTTGCATGCAAGTTTCATCATCCGCAACCTGCATCGCTTGGCCCTGTTCTACCAGTACCTGGACATGTTGCTTTTGGATCTATGGCCCCGACAGTTGTACCTTCATCAGGTCTACCTTATGTAGGTGGATTTCCTGCATGGTCATTACCAAGAATGCCATATGTATCTAGCCCACGTTGGCAGGATCTGCAGTCTTACCCATCTGTTCCTTTTTCCCCTTCTCAAGGCATCGTATCTGCACAAGGGTGGAACACTTATAACAGTTACACG GGAAACATGAGCCCTATGTCTCCTACCAGTTCTGCTAGTGTTCTTGGTTCCAGCTTTGTATACAACTCCAAAAATCTTGGCGAGTCGGGTTCCAGTGGGCAGGTGCATTTGTCATCGACACCTGCTCTGATTCTCCCTGAGAGGCCTGACCAACCGGAGTGTCGATATTTTATGAACAATGGGACTTGCAAATATGGATCTGATTGCAAGTTCCATCACCCAAAGGAAAGAATTGCACAATCAATTGCAACCCAGCCTGGCCTTCCCTTGAGACCT GGGCAGGCTGTATGTTCATACTATAGTATGTATGGACTCTGCAAGTATGGCCCAACTTGCAAATTTGATCACCCAGTTGTAGCACCTCCTTATAGTTATACTTTGAGCCTCCCAACTCTTTCTATGCTTGATTCACCTCTTTTTAATTATCCGAGAAGCTTGTCAACAGCCCACTCATCTGAGACTTCCCCTTCTAAATCATCAAAATTTCCTGATTGGGTCCAGAAACATGATGCTACAAACAATGAACATGAGAATTCAGATACAAAGACTCCAGAGGATTCACCTGAACAGGCTGCTTCTTCACCACGCCCAATTCCAACTTCAACAGAGCCATTACACGATCaatctggttga
- the LOC142640505 gene encoding zinc finger CCCH domain-containing protein ZFN-like isoform X2, which produces MPDNRQVQKNAMPNQSANNIEAFWRLKLNDNQEGGGAAQSAAYPDRPGEPNCLYYLRTGLCGYGSNCRYNHPSYASQGAVYSGELPERVGQPDCGYFLKTGTCKYGSTCKYHHPRDRRGAGPVSFNILGLPMRQEEKSCPYYMRTGSCKFGVACKFHHPQPASLGPVLPVPGHVAFGSMAPTVVPSSGLPYVGGFPAWSLPRMPYVSSPRWQDLQSYPSVPFSPSQGIVSAQGWNTYNSYTGNMSPMSPTSSASVLGSSFVYNSKNLGESGSSGQVHLSSTPALILPERPDQPECRYFMNNGTCKYGSDCKFHHPKERIAQSIATQPGLPLRPGQAVCSYYSMYGLCKYGPTCKFDHPVVAPPYSYTLSLPTLSMLDSPLFNYPRSLSTAHSSETSPSKSSKFPDWVQKHDATNNEHENSDTKTPEDSPEQAASSPRPIPTSTEPLHDQSG; this is translated from the exons CATTCTGGCGGTTGAAACTTAATGATAATCAGGAGGGTGGTGGTGCTGCCCAATCGGCTGCATATCCAGATCGACCTGGTGAACCCAACTGCCTATATTATTTGAGGACTGGGTTGTGTGGTTATGGAAGTAATTGTCGTTATAATCATCCTTCTTATGCTTCACAG GGTGCTGTGTACAGTGGAGAACTCCCAGAAAGAGTTGGACAGCCTGACTGTGGG TATTTTCTGAAGACAGGGACCTGCAAATATGGATCAACATGTAAATATCATCATCCAAGGGACAGGCGTGGTGCTGGACCAGTCTCATTCAACATTTTAGGTCTCCCAATGCGTCAG GAAGAAAAATCATGTCCTTATTACATGCGAACTGGATCATGTAAGTTTGGAGTTGCATGCAAGTTTCATCATCCGCAACCTGCATCGCTTGGCCCTGTTCTACCAGTACCTGGACATGTTGCTTTTGGATCTATGGCCCCGACAGTTGTACCTTCATCAGGTCTACCTTATGTAGGTGGATTTCCTGCATGGTCATTACCAAGAATGCCATATGTATCTAGCCCACGTTGGCAGGATCTGCAGTCTTACCCATCTGTTCCTTTTTCCCCTTCTCAAGGCATCGTATCTGCACAAGGGTGGAACACTTATAACAGTTACACG GGAAACATGAGCCCTATGTCTCCTACCAGTTCTGCTAGTGTTCTTGGTTCCAGCTTTGTATACAACTCCAAAAATCTTGGCGAGTCGGGTTCCAGTGGGCAGGTGCATTTGTCATCGACACCTGCTCTGATTCTCCCTGAGAGGCCTGACCAACCGGAGTGTCGATATTTTATGAACAATGGGACTTGCAAATATGGATCTGATTGCAAGTTCCATCACCCAAAGGAAAGAATTGCACAATCAATTGCAACCCAGCCTGGCCTTCCCTTGAGACCT GGGCAGGCTGTATGTTCATACTATAGTATGTATGGACTCTGCAAGTATGGCCCAACTTGCAAATTTGATCACCCAGTTGTAGCACCTCCTTATAGTTATACTTTGAGCCTCCCAACTCTTTCTATGCTTGATTCACCTCTTTTTAATTATCCGAGAAGCTTGTCAACAGCCCACTCATCTGAGACTTCCCCTTCTAAATCATCAAAATTTCCTGATTGGGTCCAGAAACATGATGCTACAAACAATGAACATGAGAATTCAGATACAAAGACTCCAGAGGATTCACCTGAACAGGCTGCTTCTTCACCACGCCCAATTCCAACTTCAACAGAGCCATTACACGATCaatctggttga